The genomic stretch ttggggttgggTTTgaggttagggtttagggtttagtgTTTACGCTTAAGGGGTTTGGGGatttttttagggtttagggtttacgCTTAAGGGGTTTGGGGatttttttagggtttagggtttttttagGGCTTAGGGCTTATGGCTCCAGGCTGAGTTTAGGGTTTTTTTAGTAAATAagaaattcattgaataaagaATAAGCGCCAAAGCATCAACAGCAAAAGCTGGGGCATATCCTGCTCAGAACAAAACAACAAACAACTACAAGCTACATAAGAACAAGGAGCAACAAACTACATCTAAGTAAGCTTCAAACAGGCGAGGCTGAAAAACATGCATGAGACTGAAAATAATGTACAATGGAATATAGTAACAACTGACCCATAGTGGGAAGGCCAGAGATAACAGTAGAGAAGTCCAATGGGGAGCAAGCGAAGCCAGCAACCACCCGTCACCAAAACAACCCCCATTTCGCGATGAAATTTGAAGTAGGAGCAAACTGTCAAATTCCACAGTATTAGGCTCCGCCTCGACGGAAGAATGAAACTGGCTAGCCAGAAACCACCAAAGAACTGCAAAACTGCCCTAGGGGAGGGAAACCGTCAATTCCAAGGACTTCCACCATTGAAGACAACCCCATTCCGAGATGAAATTTGAAACAGGAGCAAACTGTTAAATTCCATGATACTAGGTTAGTTGCTCCAGTGGAGGAAGGATAACTGGTCGGACGGAGCCGGCAGAAAGCTGCAAAACATGGCATCGAGGGGAGAGAGAAGCAGGGCAAAGAAGGGGGAGGGGGAAGGGGAAAGGGAAAGAGAGTAGAACATACCTTGATAGAATTGTAACTTGAGAGccaatcataagagttgtgaATTGGCTGCATCTCTTATAAATCTcggacatattttgattaataaaaatattgttttttaatACTTGACAATGCGTTCATCTTTAAAGTTTAGGTATAAAGAAATATTAGAATCAGTTCAAAAATCACGAAGTCCACAAACAATCAGTCATCAAGAAATCAGGTATGAGATTAATACTCTCAAAAAAGAAATAGCAGATCTTAAACAACAGGTTGATAGAGAAAACCAGGATATCAGGACACATCTACACCATTTAGACCAACAGGTACTAGTAACaaatctaaaagaaaaattagaaaacttcaTTCCAAAACCAAATCCCCAAATCAGTACATTAGAACCATCAGATGATAACCAGGAACAGGATCATTCCTTGTTCTTAAATGTTATCAACAGAATCTCATATCAGAGGCGGTATATCAATATCACTATCTGAATACAATCCTACAAATTAGAAAGCATAGCCCTATTAGATTTCAGAGCAGACATGAACTGTATTCAGGAAGGATTAGTACccacaaaatattttgaaaaaaccAAAGAAACTTTAACAGCAGCAAATAATCATCAGCTCAATATCAGATATAAGATCCCAGTTGCACATATCTGCAACAAAGGAGTGTGTTTCtccacctcctcctccttaGTCAAAAACCTAACCACTCCTATCATATTAAGAACCCTTTCCTCCAACTCTTGTACCCTATGAGAGTTACCAAATCAGGTGTAGAAACTACATTCCTCAATAAACCCATTCTTTTCACTTTTGCATATCTTGTCAAGACTAGGGATATCAACCTTCTCAAAAACATATCAATTTATAAAACTCATCAGATCAATGAGGGAGGAATCTGACAGAAAGTAGGGAGAAATGGGGGGAGAAAATAGACAGAATTGAGGGTGAACAAAGAGATTTCGATAATCATCTTGATTATTCATACATGATTTTGGTACTGTGGGGGTTACAATTTTATATAGAAAGCTAACCAACAGTTATTTGTGGCACCACTGCCAATAACTGCTCCTAAATCATTCCACTACCTCCCTATTTTTTCATAACTGTAATTCCTAGAACataatcactaattaaatatataacaactgaaaataaaataaaaaaatatcttccTAATTCTTGGGGCCGTGACACTAAGTTTTGTGCCTTCTCTTGAATTTCTAATAATAGGACCCTCTGAAGCACTAAATCATATATGATCATCCCATaatctcaatttcaaattaAGTAAATCCGCCAAGTCCAAGAATAATTTGTTGATGCCAGATTATTTCCTTTCCCTTTACAAATGATTTGTGATCTATATAAAGatttcatttcttgaaatttgttGACAGTAACTAGTATTTTGTTGGCTTTTCCAGACCCCTGGTTTACTCATAATTTTGTTATGTAGATGGCATTAAGAGGTGTTTGGCAACTTCAGAAGCTAATCGTTAGCTATTGTGATTGGGGAGGCAGTAGCAAGGGTATCAGGTAAGCTTTCTTATAATCATGCTTCGTTTAGCAATCAGCTCTTATTTTTTCAAGTGTATAAAAAGAACCTCATTATCAGTCAAACTctacataaaagaaaaagtagGAAACTAGAGGTTCTCGTAGATAGATAAATGGAGCAGAAATAAACTGTACTACTGAATACACATGGAAAGGCCTAACCTTCCTCAATCAAAAGGGTAGATAGAGTTATCATCCCCCTTTAGACAAAAATAGGAGTTGCTCTAGAGTTAACTCCATTAGCATGCCCCAATAAAGGCCGATTACCTATTTTATCACAAATATGGGAAGTGTACAGAACTATTGTCTTATTCTGCATGCACATGTGATAAAGCGATGGGATAAAATACAAGCAGATTTGTGGTGTTGTACTACCCTTTTCTCTAATTTATGTACTTTTGGCGGCACTAGTATATTGATGTGTTGTACTTTATGCACATCAATGCAATGTACGAGTGTGTCACAAATTGAGTGCCTTGTTCATGGGTATCGTGTTTAGTTTGTATGGTCACGACTGATCTGTGCATGCGGTCCATCATTTATCTCGTACTGAAAATcaaaaatggaaatgagaaaCAACAATGTTGTATTCATGCTGTAGGGCATTTATGGAATCTCATTTGCCAGCATTTAAAGAGAACAATCCTCAACTTGAAGTTGTGACTGAGCTCATTCGCGGCCAGCACTCACATTTGAAGGGCTTTTACAGTAAGAAACCGCCGGCCCTCTGCCTCTCAAACAGAGTATTTTCTGATGCCTCAAcctttccttatttctttcatttaatATGGCAGAAAACAAGAACCAGAGAGTGGTCTGTGTGAAAAATTTGCCACCAGAAGATATACTCCTGCATGCAACCAGACTGAGAAATGCATTGGGAAGGAAAGTTGTGAAGCTGAAAACGAGACACGTCACCAAGCACCCCAGCGTGCAGGGCACGTGGACGACTGACTTGAAATTTTGAGGCTCAAAAcccatttttcttggttttggcAAAACCTGTGCTGCTTATGGCTCTGCTGAAAATGGAGAACCAAACTGTGTCCCATTCAAGTGTTTCTAAATTCTAACTAATGCTGCCCCTTGGATAGAGAAGCTTATTGGGTTGGTATTATTGTCGGTTTAGGAGAATTTTTGTGAGAGCGCATAGGATTTTGCGGTCTGTTTGGATTTGCTAGGAAGGAATGGTGAGCTTCTTAGGGGCTCTTCTGGGAATGAATGTttcctttgtatttttaattttctaattttataatatgaattgaaaaacataattttttttttaactatttacCAAAAGAATCCCTAAGAAGATCACTATTCTGAAGTGAGATTTATTTGagtttgttaaaaaatattctgCAAATTGCCTGGTTCATCTCTAAAACATATGTTGATTATTTGAATTCGAGTTGGTTCAAACTCTGTATGCACCCAACTGAGTGATCATCTTgtgtataattttgaatttagaattGAACCAATCTAACTTAATGGAAACTATCAGGTTGGGTTTCGATTTCAAGATTTGCagtcataaaataaaaaaatttgtcgtCTAAATAATCTTATACAACCAAATTACTTGGGTTGTTTGCAAACCTAATCACTTTCGTTAGGCCTATGGCCCGAAAGTTTAGACCCAACTtgaattaaattagaaagaagaaaaaagaccCAACCCTATCATCTTGGTTTGCCAGTTTTCGAATCCACCCAAACCCATGACCGATCGCCACTGGATCGGTTTGTTCTTGTCCAACAATAGTTATTatgttttcatttgtttttggACATTCCCAGTAATCACTTATTTACAACCCTAGTATTGTACAAGACATCAAACCGGGCTAGTTCAACGATTCGGCTTTTTGTTGCAAACTAGATCAGTTCGATGACTAGTTCTTGGTTTTTCTGGTATAGTCTTCTGGTTCTCGAAACACTGGAAAATCTGTAACTTTCAACATCTCtgagaagaaaatattttggaatACCGAAAGCAATGGCTCACCTAAAACCCtggtttttcctttcttttaagGGAAGGGGAAAAGGGGAGGGGTGGGGGGGAGCAAAATTTGGAACAGATATCCCATCTGGGTAATCCGGGAAAAGTTGAATGTAATGGATATGGAACAAATGGGTTTTAAGTTAATACTTGAATCTGATGCTTCTACTGATTCCAGCATTAATGCCAGAGGCTTCCCCACCATACGAACCTGATGTCCCACACCTGCCCTTTTCGTCGCACCACTGCTTTCTGGTGCTTCAACTGCATGCAGCAGGCACCGAAAGAATTGGAAGTGAGCCAGCAAAACAAATATCATCGAGGTAGTAACACGATAATGCGAAAATGCGATCACAAAGACAAAGTTATTGTCTATTCGTACTAAATACCTTGTATTTCTTCCTGTGATTCTTCGTCAGCTTCTTGCAATAACGAGTCAGTCCTCTATTCTCTATTCTTCTCCATCTAGTAGTGTGGTAAACACCAAAATATATGGCTTCCGGTATTAATACCAATGCTGGAAAATTATATACCAAAGCAAGCTTACTGCCGGTCCCGGGGCTTCTTACCTAATAAGTAATTGGCCGCTTCCCATTTGCTGGGATTTCTTCGGGGGCAGATGGGAGTGCCACGGGTCTGAAAAGCAAAGAAATTTTGGGGTGAAAAAAATGATCAGAAGGAACTAGGAGAATACCAACGTGTTCTGAAACCGAGCAGAATAAAGAAAGCTCATACAACTGCATGCCCGCAAACATGCTTAGAGTTCTTGTGTTAGAATAATTCTCatgaatttttaaaaccacCAAAGCAAAAAACCTTGAATACGTCTCGCTTTTTGCAGCAAGTCTTTCAGCCCGCTGTTGTTTCACTTCTTGGTAAAACTCATCTTCAGACGATGGTTCCTCAGCATTGCCCATCTGCATATTGCTAGGCTCATCTTCATCATCGTCAGTGGGCTTGATTCCAACTCTTGCAAGAACCCGGAGCTCATGCTTCCTTCGCCTTTCTCCAATATCATCCCGCTTAGGTGCATCATATAGTCGCCAGAAAAGACCTGTCACAGAGGTTCATAAATGTAAGATTTTGAGCCGAAATCCATCAACTGCCTGATACTCTAGCATCAATTATATTAAATCTACaagatagaaaataagaaaacaaagagCAAGAACAACATTTGCCACCTGACCAGAGACAACAAACAGGTTGTATAGAAACAAGGCCAAACAAAAGTAATAGTAGGTACTAGGTTTGCTTAGGGTGTTCAAGAATCAATTTAAACATCAGGCGATCAAAGTGCCCGTGTCTCACCACTGGGGTGCAGATGGCAATGTGTCAAGCCTGTGCAAGTCCTGATCCTCTTAGAAATTTATTGTGTGCAATCACCATCTAAATCAATTTTTGGAATTTAGCATATGGTCTAACTCTTAAACCTAAAGGAGAAGAGCACACAACATTAAATACCATAGGCAGCTGAGCACTCATTACCAAACTGTCAAAGAATAATGAGCAGAACATTAAATACCTTAGGCAGATTGTGTTAGAATTCACGTTCCTATGAATTCTAATGCATGGGTATTTgaattcttattaaatttattacttctcacataatagattattggaataataaattcaataagtaGATAATTTTTGTCCAATACATCTTATGTacgattcaaatattttatttcggCTCCTAGTCCAATATACCTCATATAATAGTTTCTTGAAAATTGAACATAATTAAATCATACCATTATGCTAACAAGTCTGCACAGTTGAATATTGATtccctcacataatagtttcttgactctcaatatttgtgcatccccatctcatcaaatgttaaatagaaattaaaacattttaacCAATGTGCAACTCCTATGTGTCTATAGCCGATCAACACACGAATTAAAATACCCCAATTTCTACCATGATGGAGAGCCTTGATTAGATTGTCTTAACTCTTAAAGTTTAACcagttacaatttaattttacaaatatgagagatttttgatttttaattattatgtctCACTTTTCACACGTAACGTTTTaacatacatcaactatgtaaataaatattgcATAAAAAGTAGTTGATATGTTCATGGAATCAAACATGCATTCTAGGCACAATTCCAGCCATTGAAATTATGCAGTGCATTTATGGGTGCATTAAAAATGAAACGTCTATAACTATTACAAACATAACCCCTTAACATAGGgcattcactacaaaaaattatgtgtttagtgacagaaaattccatcactaaaccttaaaaattcgtcgctaaatagtttagtgacggatttagcgacggacaaTTTTTTGTGACAGAATCAGCGACAGGGGAatcttgtcgctaaatttagccCTGGCTGCAAATGGCCAGCCCTCTTTTTGCTCACCATGTGGTCACGCTGGTATTATTTCTCAATAATAATCCTTCAGCTACCTGCCCCTTGAATCGAAACCCCAACCACCTGGAAGGAAGTCACACGCGTGAACCAACCGATCTGGAAGACTACTTGATTATGAAtttgcaaaaaatatatttatagtatttctTCCAAACTTTTCAATATTACATTTATACTCCAAGattttctaaacttatttaatgaatattaattttaatatttattaattttatttcattactaattcaaataaaaatttataaattattatattagcaatgaaaaattttgttcttattttgaagttaattggaatttttataaattttacatttaactatgaaaactaTGTGGGGAAGCTTacagtttaaatttttttaaactaattaattaaattaaattaaatgagttaattgataaatttaaaataaaaagaagagataaattaaaaagatgGGTATCCACTAAAGGAcaacatattattcaattatgtACTTTTACgctttttttttgtaaagtcacttacattttttgttatttaattacacttctttatttgtatttttaagttaatttaatttttatatctttattttttaatcaatttaacccaTTTACTTTGACgtaatcaaagataaatttaataaaaaaatttaaaattaaagataaatataagtttatagatgtaattaaaataataaaaaaaattgagttatcataaaaaaaataaagtgtatttgattaaattgagtcaaaaatataaatttagttgctaaaatgtgaaattaaagtatgaatttcacattaaatataaattatggatttttttaatttaaatataaactatgctaaaattttaattttaatttttttttctttctagcGCTgggtaaaatttaaaatttatatttcatttttttcctttttaacaaCAAGTTTAcccatcactaaaatttaaaatttactttttttctttttagctacGGGTtatcccatcgctaaaatttaaaattaaaattaaaattaatttttttttcttttttgtgatgGGATCTTCCCGTcgccaaaatttaaatttaattttttttctttttagcgacgggttcgTCCCttagctaaaaattaaaattaaaatttatttcttttagggACGAGTTagcccatcgctaaaatttaaagtttatattttatttttttctttttagcgacgggttcgTCCtctcgctaaaatttaaaatttattttttttctacctatcgctaaaatttaaatttgaaaatttatttattttttcttttttagcgactggTTAACCCGTTGCTAATTCCGTCAtgattagcgacggaataattctatcactaaatttcgtcactaaaacttatttttcttgtagtgcttTGTTTCCTTGATTATTTTGCCATCGACGACTTTTCTCCAAGCCATGCCTCGATTGGTGTGAATCCTTTACTtttataatgaaattaaaagtaataaataattatattacaaCCGTCATAAAAAAGACAACTACCTCTGGCACGCAAGCCATCAAACAAAATAATCCATATATCCACATCACATATACATCATTtatgtagtgtcctaagtccatgaccaaTACCGATATGTAGCAAGGCATCCACAACATactattaacaattaaaagcatattataaacaatcatatgattATTGGACATGGGTATAACCAATTATACATTGGCGTTTTAAAATGAAATCAAATAAACaagtaaataaacataaaataataataaaaaattatttatatatatattttatttatttaccttttTTTTGGTTTACCGTGGTAGATAGGGGCGAGCGCAGCTTGCGTCGCACGGAGCTGGTGCGTGAGCCCTGCCCATGCCGTGCGGTGCTGGGGCACGGGCCCAGCCAGTGCATTTCACTCGTGGGTAGCAAATGCAGGCCTAGCCTGCGCCTTGTGCGCGCGCCATGCACGTCTTGTGTGCACTGGCAGCCCCTTGGGCACCCCCGGTGTTGCTCAACCGCCCCGGAACAAATTTCGACGCTGTTAGCCGTGCCAGATCTAATTCCAGCGTTGCCCATCGGTGCTAAATCAGTTCTATGGCGCTGCCGGCACGTAGCTCATGCTCGGATCTCATCCGGtaattcttttacttttttagaAACAGTAATTTTAGTGTCCAATAATCACATGAACAAAAccctaaatttgaaaaataatagctctgataccactgttggtaTTACATAAATCTTATCATATACATAGAggaataaaaatttagtttgcaaGCATCCCGTTTTTTAGAAAATGTGGTTTAAGAAATtgaaggcataaacgaaaaattACCTTTTAGATGAAATCCTATTTCATCATTACGTTTCCCACTgcataatcctccaagtgtaggatgccgagttgGTCCACCCGAAACCACTTTTATCCAAGAATATAAAGAGaaagataagtagaagaaatgtTTCAcgaaaatttctaacttacttTTTGGATTCACACACAATTCTTCAAAACTTTCTCAACACTTAAATGTttcaagagaaagaaatgaaggattAATGGAGCTATTTATTGAGTTCCATTAACCCTACTGCtttaatgggttgggcttcccaAGCCCATTCCATTAATACAATTGTGAtaagcccaatccaatggtatttatttgaatctaatccaatagtgccattgggtcaagcctaatgtgctagcaaaaggcacgattaaataattatattcacaatataatcatttaattattcttatttatctaatatataaatacactattattagtaattataaaattactaatttatccatcttctctttgaaagtgatttcttttggatgggactttctagattcacaaataaattgacaacgagaataattaatgattaattctcataaatcacgagtgacatctagtaatatgtcatgattacccaatttattgtgaagcgggtattgtgaacctttttactacgttaccatgcAATACGGTCATTCTATCAttctatatcccgacaagatatgagattaTGATCAgcaggtcgaatctcttaatctcgtcatatgatcaaatccaaaatcaatcttgactaattatgacacaacccttatggaacaaattccatcgtcatattacctcggttaaggatttatcgtcaagtgattattggatggcataggatatcctcctcataaatctcgaggtgatagattccatctctgatgcacacatagctcatgtatcactgaattaGACGCATAGATACGTATAATTATTCTTGATTAGAATAACCATATagtatcgttgatatcctaatccaccaatacatagatatccatgtcatctcaggtctaaggactagttgcacatCCATAGCTAATATTGAAttattgacccgtgagatataacccatgtgattcaatgttaataGTCCTGtttagtgaactcgttcctacaATGAGCACCCACTCATtttccttctatatctcatacagaatggcatgAGACTTACTAATCTTATCTTTTCAGTATCTCATattgaagaaggaggaagacgatgtgctggcctttacgaatTGCTATTATCCAGATTAGGAACTCTACGACTAGGAacttgtttatagtataacgaattGTGGATTATCTATAACTcatattcttaactcttaagaatggtatccacttttTATTATACTAAGgatatatgtttttcaatttaaataaaaacataaacttgtcatttaaataatatttaaagaattataagatCGAGTCCTTTTGTGCCACTAGAATCGGTCTTTAGAGCTCATATCTAACAGTTGTACCATCAGCTATAATTATCTTTCTATTGCTAGGACATGGGgtatataaaataaacttttgGGAGAAACATGTTATGTGATTTGTGGCCTTGAATCAATGATCTAGGCCCTTGATAGAGTAGTATTTGAGGCATTTAAAGCatgaaagaaggaagaaatacCTAAAAAAGTTAGATACAGGTACCTAATCTAATTGGTTTCTCAAGGAACCCAAGTAACTATTtcaattttgtaatttcttatTAAATTCAGTCAGTGATTCTGGACAATCCCTTTCCCCAAATTGTTGAGTGCTTGCCACATATGCCTGCTCCTATCTTTTTTGCTTGCTCGATGTCCCTTTCTTCTCAGATTGAGGTTTTCCATGTAGCTTCCAACATTTGTCTATGGTATGTTAAGGCTTCTTACAATAAGTATGCCACAATAGATCCTTGTTTCATCGAGACCCATCTAGTGTTCTTTTAGCCTCACGTCTTTGTTGTTTAAAACTAGAATGTTGTAAGGTTATTTTTCTTGTCATTAGAGCTAAATTATCTACCTTAGGAGTCTCAAGCATGACTCATGTACCCTTCCTTCCTCAACACGAAAAATGGATAGAGTCTCATTTAGAGACGATAAGTTTTCTTTCCCATGTATTTGTACCCTTATTGCATCAAACTCAATATTTAAACCAACAAGAAATTCATAAATCATGTCCTTTTCAACAAACCTTTTTAGAATGGCTGCATCTTCACAACAAGTCATCTTGATACACTGATAacgatccatctcttgccataaaGTTTGCAGGAGATTAGAGTATTCAGTGATTGACTGATTTCCTTGTTTTGTATAtgagatttttgttttaatctcaTAAATCTAGGCTGCATCTTGAATTATAGAATAAGTCTTATTAACAGCATTCCAAATTTTTTGAGTTGTACTTAAAAACATGACAATATCACTTATATTTGGAAGCATTGAATTCCATAGCCAAGACATTACTATAGAGTCTTTTCATCCCAATTCTCAAATGTAGGATCTCCTTGTTTAGGTTTAGTGTTGAGCAAATGACTTAGTTTGCCTCTTCCTTTCAAGAATGTGTGAACCAACTGGGACTATTTTAGATAGTTATTACCATTCAGCCTATAGGCTGCCTGGAATTTTGTAATTCTTTGGTTGTTGGAGTTGTACCTTTGTTCTCTCTGCTAACAGTTGCTATATCAGGTGTCTTAGATGCACCACTAGATTCTATTGTGGTATACATGGTCTCTAGATGGATCTCACTTGATCTCTTGGGTCAAAAATTGGGGTTGAATTTGATCTTGCAATAGTACATGTTTGTAGGGCTTAAGGACATGAAGGATGGTAGTATTGATTtctaggaaaagaaaaaaactgcCTACAACTTTGATACCATGATAAAACTTAAGCAAGAAAAATTATGTGTAATTTCCAATAAAATAGTACTCAATATATACAGTTCTAAGGGTTAACAACCCACTTCCTCAAAAATAGGATACACTATCTAACCACTTAATTTGAAACTGAAGAACAAGATAAGGTTAAGACTTAGCCCATTTTTT from Diospyros lotus cultivar Yz01 chromosome 9, ASM1463336v1, whole genome shotgun sequence encodes the following:
- the LOC127809174 gene encoding 54S ribosomal protein L51, mitochondrial-like, whose translation is MALRGVWQLQKLIVSYCDWGGSSKGIRAFMESHLPAFKENNPQLEVVTELIRGQHSHLKGFYKNKNQRVVCVKNLPPEDILLHATRLRNALGRKVVKLKTRHVTKHPSVQGTWTTDLKF